GCCGGTCGTCCGCGAAGAACGTCCGCTCGGCCGGCTGCGCGTAGGCGGCGAGCACCCCGCGGAACACGGCGGGATCCGGCTTCCGGGCGCCGTACCCGCTCGACGTCCGCAGATGCTCGACGCCGAACAGCGGCACCAGCTCGGGCGCGAGCTCCGGGAGGTGCCGGGCGGCGAGCGCGTTGTTGTTCGTCAGCAGCGTGATCCGTCCGGCCTCCCGCGCCCGGGCCACGGCCTCCAGCGCCGACGGCCGCACGGTCATGGAGGCCCGGCGGCGGCGCACCCACTCCTCCTCGTCCATCTCGACGCCCACCGCGGCGCAGAACGCATCGAGGTAGG
This window of the Clavibacter sepedonicus genome carries:
- a CDS encoding HAD family hydrolase; translated protein: MTSAPRSPGPAGLLFVFDMDDVLYDHDWRGPADRITAATGHDLPELRRRWYNDEGEWAAEAGRIDADSYLDAFCAAVGVEMDEEEWVRRRRASMTVRPSALEAVARAREAGRITLLTNNNALAARHLPELAPELVPLFGVEHLRTSSGYGARKPDPAVFRGVLAAYAQPAERTFFADDRLDNVESARGLGIHGHHVRGEGDLLPAVEAFVRAQAHAG